A stretch of the Methanofervidicoccus abyssi genome encodes the following:
- the cbiM gene encoding cobalt ECF transporter S component CbiM codes for MHIMEGFLPPMWCAFWYVLSGIVVGYGVIKMNKLMKEQPEVKPLLAVAGAYMFVLSSLKLPSVTGSCSHPCGNGLSAVLFGVPITAVLATVVLLFQALLLAHGGITTLGANVFSMGIMGPLAGAIVWKILKGKINSSWAIMLAAIAADWITYVTTSIQLTLAFPGNNPIATLTTFLGIFAITQVPLAIAEGLLTVILWDKIKELRPDILLKLGVIDESEVPNYTSSLNTSTGGAE; via the coding sequence TTGCACATAATGGAAGGATTTCTACCACCAATGTGGTGTGCATTTTGGTACGTTCTATCGGGTATAGTAGTGGGTTATGGAGTTATAAAGATGAACAAACTTATGAAAGAACAGCCAGAAGTTAAACCTCTGTTGGCAGTTGCAGGAGCATATATGTTTGTACTCAGTTCCCTTAAACTACCTTCAGTTACTGGAAGTTGTTCCCACCCCTGTGGTAATGGATTAAGTGCAGTGCTCTTTGGTGTACCAATTACCGCTGTTTTAGCCACTGTTGTATTACTCTTCCAGGCTCTACTGTTGGCCCATGGTGGTATAACCACCTTAGGAGCAAATGTATTCTCCATGGGTATTATGGGTCCTCTTGCAGGGGCAATTGTATGGAAAATCCTAAAAGGAAAGATAAACTCCTCATGGGCAATTATGTTAGCAGCTATTGCTGCAGATTGGATTACTTATGTTACCACCTCAATACAACTTACATTGGCATTTCCAGGAAATAATCCAATAGCTACATTGACAACGTTCTTAGGTATTTTTGCCATTACTCAGGTACCCCTTGCAATTGCAGAGGGTTTATTGACAGTAATACTTTGGGACAAGATAAAGGAGTTAAGGCCAGATATACTTTTGAAGTTAGGAGTTATTGATGAAAGTGAAGTTCCAAACTACACATCTTCATTAAATACCAGTACTGGAGGTGCTGAATAA
- a CDS encoding class I SAM-dependent methyltransferase encodes MRRVIEYYNTLAKEYDNIYKDIKYMRSVEFKVLKSEIKKDYLILDVGCGTGEHLMYLRDYNIIGLDISIEMLKRAKDKSGKFVVVGDIQHLPFKSRSFNCVISFFGALNHVQINRALKEIRRILVKEGLFIFTLANLYHMRWIFKSLLRKGWWYTVKAIKKRKGDITKVVDGKKIRVNTRFYSLEEVEDLLEKHNFHIKYTFGTYITNSPLDNILYKTFLKHFGGYIGAVAVKK; translated from the coding sequence ATGAGAAGAGTAATAGAGTACTACAACACCTTGGCCAAGGAGTACGACAACATATACAAGGATATAAAATACATGAGATCTGTGGAATTTAAAGTTCTGAAAAGTGAGATAAAGAAAGACTACTTAATCTTAGATGTGGGGTGTGGGACTGGAGAACATTTAATGTATCTGAGAGATTATAACATAATAGGATTGGATATATCCATAGAGATGTTAAAAAGGGCCAAGGATAAAAGTGGAAAATTTGTAGTTGTAGGCGATATACAACATCTACCATTTAAAAGTAGATCCTTCAACTGTGTAATTTCCTTCTTTGGAGCCTTGAATCATGTACAGATAAACAGAGCACTTAAGGAGATAAGAAGAATTCTCGTTAAAGAAGGTTTATTTATATTTACTCTGGCCAACCTCTATCATATGAGATGGATATTTAAATCCCTGTTAAGAAAGGGATGGTGGTACACTGTAAAAGCTATAAAAAAGAGGAAGGGAGATATTACAAAGGTTGTGGATGGGAAGAAGATAAGAGTTAATACCAGATTTTACTCGTTGGAGGAGGTGGAGGACCTCCTGGAAAAACATAACTTCCATATAAAGTATACATTTGGTACTTACATTACCAATTCTCCCTTAGATAACATACTATACAAAACCTTTTTAAAGCACTTTGGTGGTTATATAGGTGCTGTAGCTGTTAAAAAGTAA
- the leuB gene encoding bifunctional 3-isopropylmalate/3-methylmalate dehydrogenase has protein sequence MYKICVIEGDGIGKEVVPATLEVLKATGLDFEFVHGEAGDEVFKRRGIALPEETVEIAKECDAVLFGAAGETAADVIVKLRKILDTYANVRPVKSYRGIKCLKDNIDYVIVRENTEGLYKGIEAEVAEGVYTATRVITEKACRRIFKFAFDLARRRKREGKRGKVTCAHKANVLKLTDGVFKRIFYEVAEEYPDIEAEDYYIDAMNMYIITKPETFDVVVTSNLFGDILSDGAAGTVGGLGMAPSANIGDRYGLFEPVHGSAPDIAGKGIANPTATILTGVLMLRYLGEDEVANRVEKALEEVLEKGLTTPDLGGSLTTFEMAQEVVKRLKEE, from the coding sequence ATGTATAAGATATGTGTAATAGAGGGAGACGGTATTGGAAAGGAAGTTGTACCTGCAACCTTAGAAGTTTTAAAGGCTACAGGTTTGGACTTTGAATTTGTACATGGAGAGGCTGGGGATGAGGTATTTAAAAGGAGAGGTATTGCCCTTCCAGAAGAAACTGTAGAGATTGCAAAGGAGTGTGATGCGGTACTCTTTGGAGCTGCTGGGGAGACTGCAGCAGACGTGATAGTTAAGTTGAGAAAGATACTTGATACCTACGCCAACGTCAGACCTGTTAAATCCTACAGAGGTATAAAGTGTCTGAAGGATAACATTGATTATGTAATAGTAAGGGAGAATACAGAAGGTCTTTATAAGGGTATAGAGGCCGAGGTTGCAGAGGGAGTATATACTGCAACGAGGGTAATTACGGAAAAAGCCTGTAGGAGAATATTTAAATTTGCATTTGACCTGGCAAGGAGGAGAAAGAGGGAAGGTAAAAGGGGAAAAGTTACCTGTGCCCACAAGGCTAACGTCCTAAAACTGACAGATGGAGTATTTAAAAGAATATTCTACGAGGTTGCAGAGGAGTATCCAGATATAGAAGCGGAGGATTACTACATAGATGCCATGAATATGTATATCATCACAAAACCTGAAACCTTTGACGTTGTTGTTACCTCCAATCTCTTTGGAGACATCCTATCAGATGGAGCTGCTGGGACAGTTGGAGGACTGGGAATGGCACCCTCTGCAAACATTGGAGATAGATATGGACTCTTTGAACCTGTACATGGTTCTGCACCAGATATTGCAGGTAAGGGTATAGCAAACCCCACTGCTACTATACTAACTGGAGTACTTATGTTGAGATATTTAGGAGAAGACGAAGTTGCCAACAGAGTAGAGAAAGCACTTGAGGAGGTGCTGGAGAAGGGACTTACAACGCCAGATCTCGGTGGCTCCCTTACAACATTTGAGATGGCTCAGGAGGTTGTTAAAAGATTGAAAGAAGAGTAA
- a CDS encoding beta/alpha barrel domain-containing protein codes for MENSIKISEKDVLVPLDVPPDKRNTYIKNYLKLTQNTGRLMLFAGDQKIEHLNDDFYGPGIPKDDADPEHLFRIASNGKIGAFATQLGLIARYGMDYRDINYVVKINSKTNLVKTSQRDPISRALVTVKDVVEFKNYSKLNILGVGYTVYLGSEYEHEMLSEASRVVYEAHRHGLIAILWMYPRGKAVKDEYDPHLIAGAAGVALCLGADFVKVNYPKCENPAEALKEAVLAAGRTKVVCAGGKSKDPKVFLQELYDQIHISGAAGNATGRNIHQKSFEEAVRMCNAIYAITIENKSVEEALEIYYGK; via the coding sequence ATGGAGAATAGTATAAAAATATCTGAAAAGGATGTACTAGTACCTTTAGACGTTCCACCAGATAAAAGAAATACTTATATAAAGAATTATCTTAAATTAACCCAAAACACTGGAAGACTGATGCTCTTTGCAGGAGATCAAAAGATAGAGCATTTAAACGATGACTTCTACGGCCCAGGGATTCCAAAAGATGATGCAGATCCTGAACATTTATTTAGAATAGCTTCCAATGGGAAAATAGGAGCTTTTGCTACACAGTTGGGACTTATAGCTAGATATGGTATGGACTATAGAGATATCAACTACGTAGTGAAGATAAACTCAAAAACTAACCTTGTTAAAACCTCCCAGAGGGATCCTATAAGTAGAGCCCTAGTTACTGTAAAGGATGTTGTGGAGTTCAAGAATTATTCAAAACTTAACATATTGGGGGTTGGTTATACAGTGTACCTAGGTAGTGAGTATGAACATGAGATGCTCTCTGAGGCCTCTAGGGTAGTGTATGAAGCTCATAGACATGGGTTAATAGCGATACTTTGGATGTATCCAAGAGGCAAGGCTGTTAAAGACGAATATGATCCCCACCTAATAGCTGGAGCCGCTGGAGTTGCCCTATGTCTTGGTGCAGATTTTGTAAAGGTTAACTATCCAAAGTGTGAAAATCCTGCAGAGGCTCTTAAAGAAGCTGTCTTAGCAGCAGGTAGAACTAAAGTAGTGTGTGCAGGAGGTAAATCTAAAGATCCTAAGGTATTCCTTCAAGAACTCTACGACCAGATACACATAAGTGGTGCAGCGGGAAATGCCACAGGTAGAAATATACATCAAAAATCCTTCGAAGAGGCTGTAAGAATGTGTAATGCTATATATGCTATCACCATAGAGAATAAAAGTGTAGAAGAAGCGTTGGAGATATACTATGGAAAATAA
- a CDS encoding adenylate kinase family protein, translating into MKLAITGTPGVGKSTISKYLKDRLMKKGISVRHVDLTKVVKKNKLYIEKDEYMDSYVVDFQRLREYLKDLKGDFVILDGHISHLLDVDYIVVLRCNPQVIMERLKRRGYPEEKIKENVGAEILDVSLVESLERLKNENIPVYEIDTTSRSIDFILNEIIHAVENKKINYGVVDWLEDYFFMIRELE; encoded by the coding sequence ATAAAATTAGCCATCACAGGAACACCTGGAGTAGGAAAATCTACTATCTCTAAATATCTTAAAGATAGACTAATGAAGAAGGGCATCTCCGTTAGACATGTAGATCTTACAAAAGTTGTAAAGAAGAACAAACTCTACATAGAGAAGGATGAATATATGGACTCCTATGTAGTAGACTTTCAAAGACTTAGGGAGTATTTAAAAGATTTGAAGGGAGATTTTGTAATACTCGATGGACATATAAGTCATCTATTAGATGTAGATTACATCGTAGTCCTCAGGTGCAATCCCCAGGTAATAATGGAGAGGTTGAAAAGACGAGGTTATCCAGAGGAGAAGATTAAAGAGAATGTGGGGGCAGAGATACTAGATGTCTCTCTTGTGGAATCCTTAGAAAGATTGAAGAATGAGAATATACCTGTATACGAGATCGATACTACCAGCAGAAGCATAGATTTCATTCTAAATGAAATTATACATGCTGTTGAAAATAAGAAGATAAATTATGGAGTAGTAGATTGGCTGGAAGATTACTTTTTTATGATTAGAGAATTAGAATAA
- a CDS encoding EamA family transporter, with product MKGELLALIIAMMWGIFPIIEKKALNYIDPSMALFLMVSMNFIVISVIYILMGKVSIGSLKSLPVEPVIFLGIVSLASVLSTYLYYKALKLSSPSKIVVITSIYPFFTIVVNSILTRDLPSIKMMVGAFFIFLGIYLVMDCF from the coding sequence ATGAAAGGGGAACTCCTGGCACTTATTATAGCGATGATGTGGGGGATATTTCCAATTATTGAAAAGAAGGCGTTAAATTATATAGATCCCTCAATGGCACTGTTTTTAATGGTATCTATGAATTTCATTGTAATATCTGTCATCTATATTTTAATGGGAAAAGTAAGCATAGGGAGCCTCAAATCCCTTCCTGTTGAACCTGTTATTTTCCTTGGGATAGTATCACTTGCAAGTGTTTTATCCACCTATCTATACTATAAAGCTCTAAAACTTTCCTCACCTTCAAAAATCGTGGTAATTACCAGTATATATCCTTTCTTTACAATAGTTGTCAACTCTATTTTGACAAGGGATCTTCCATCTATCAAGATGATGGTTGGGGCTTTTTTTATATTCTTAGGGATATACCTTGTAATGGATTGCTTTTAA
- a CDS encoding DNA-directed DNA polymerase has protein sequence MNVLIDVDYNPHDRCIYLYLLNGLIKDRNFKPYFYVDAPIEDIKKYLEKNHKELLYHIEKLETIERAMIDRNLKGRNRIIKKTLTKVVVKYPKDVPKLRVLRELGEIYEHDIPFTKRYLIDNDIIPMIYYRNIEDKEREIVGNEIPELKAVAFDMEVYCEGREPVPDRDPILMVSFYSQGMKKVLSYKPFEHEYLELVENEKELIKRVVKILKDYDLIYTYNGDNFDFPYLVKRAKYLGVNIPLDIRISRGGMHLRSYIPGKIHIDLYPIVRRTLNLSKYKLEDVCYELFGVRKLEVGHRNISKLWKEEDRNLVEYSFQDAYYTYLVGEYFLPLEVMFSRIVNQTPFEVCRMSSSQMVEYLLLRYSYRKNFLAPNRPSEEEYKRRLNEYYEGGYVKEPIRGIHENIVSMDFRSLYPSIIISYNISPDTIDCECCEGESEKIHGHWFCRRRRGLIPEVLYKLIERRKEIKKKLKRIDRNSSHYSLLDYEQRSLKVLANSHYGYLAYPRARWYSKECAEVITYLGRMFIQKTIEEGERYGFKVIYADTDGLYVTMDGIKSKEELLERTYEFLREINKKLPKNMELEFEGYYKRGLFVTKKKYALIDENGKIIIKGLELVRRDWSNIAKKTQREVLKALLEKGNIKMAKDIIINTIEDLRKGRINKEDLIIYTQITKDISQYKTTAPHVEVAKKILRNGGRLKVGDVIGYIITSGSKPISERAELPEDAENYDVNYYIDNQVLPPVIRIMEALGISKEELKSESRQSTLQDFFRI, from the coding sequence ATAAACGTCTTAATAGATGTGGATTACAACCCCCACGATAGGTGCATATATCTCTATCTATTAAATGGCCTTATAAAGGATAGGAATTTTAAACCTTACTTTTATGTAGATGCACCTATAGAAGATATTAAAAAATATCTTGAAAAAAACCATAAAGAGTTGCTATATCATATAGAGAAACTTGAAACTATAGAGAGGGCGATGATAGACAGGAATCTTAAGGGTAGAAATAGGATCATTAAGAAGACACTTACAAAAGTGGTTGTGAAGTATCCCAAAGATGTGCCAAAACTTAGAGTACTTAGAGAGTTGGGAGAAATATACGAACATGATATCCCCTTTACAAAGAGATACCTCATAGACAACGACATAATTCCGATGATATACTACAGAAATATTGAAGATAAAGAAAGAGAAATAGTGGGCAACGAAATACCGGAATTGAAGGCAGTAGCCTTTGATATGGAAGTGTACTGTGAGGGTAGGGAGCCTGTACCAGATAGAGATCCTATACTTATGGTGAGTTTCTACTCGCAGGGAATGAAGAAAGTTCTATCTTACAAACCCTTTGAACATGAGTACTTAGAGTTAGTGGAGAATGAGAAGGAATTAATAAAGAGAGTTGTTAAGATTCTAAAGGATTACGACCTAATATATACCTACAACGGAGATAACTTCGACTTTCCTTACTTAGTGAAGAGGGCCAAGTACTTAGGTGTTAATATTCCCCTGGATATAAGAATCTCAAGAGGAGGAATGCATTTAAGAAGTTATATCCCCGGAAAAATACATATAGATCTTTACCCCATTGTGAGGAGGACGTTAAACTTAAGCAAGTATAAGTTGGAGGATGTATGTTATGAACTCTTTGGAGTACGTAAGTTGGAGGTTGGACATAGGAATATATCTAAGTTATGGAAGGAGGAAGATAGAAACCTCGTTGAGTACTCCTTCCAGGATGCCTATTACACCTACCTAGTTGGAGAGTACTTTTTACCTTTGGAGGTGATGTTCTCGAGGATTGTAAATCAGACACCTTTTGAGGTTTGTAGGATGAGTAGTAGCCAGATGGTAGAGTACCTACTACTTAGATACTCGTATAGAAAAAACTTCTTAGCACCTAACAGGCCTTCTGAGGAGGAGTATAAGAGAAGACTTAACGAGTACTACGAAGGAGGATATGTAAAGGAACCTATTAGAGGTATTCATGAGAATATAGTAAGTATGGATTTCAGATCCCTTTATCCTTCTATAATAATATCCTATAATATAAGCCCTGATACCATAGACTGTGAATGTTGTGAGGGAGAATCTGAAAAAATACATGGACACTGGTTCTGTAGAAGGAGGAGGGGGCTTATACCTGAAGTACTCTACAAGTTAATAGAGAGGAGAAAGGAGATAAAAAAGAAGTTAAAGAGGATAGATAGGAACTCCTCCCACTACTCTCTCCTAGATTACGAGCAGAGGTCCTTAAAAGTGCTGGCCAATAGTCACTACGGTTATCTGGCATATCCAAGGGCCAGGTGGTACTCCAAGGAGTGTGCCGAGGTAATAACCTACTTAGGTAGGATGTTTATACAGAAAACCATAGAGGAGGGAGAGAGATACGGGTTTAAGGTAATATACGCAGATACAGATGGGTTATATGTTACTATGGATGGTATAAAGAGCAAAGAGGAGTTGTTGGAGAGAACCTACGAATTTTTAAGAGAGATAAATAAAAAACTTCCAAAGAATATGGAGTTGGAATTTGAGGGGTACTATAAAAGGGGGTTATTCGTTACAAAGAAAAAATATGCTCTTATCGATGAGAACGGTAAGATAATAATAAAGGGATTGGAACTTGTAAGAAGGGATTGGTCCAACATAGCCAAGAAAACACAGAGGGAAGTGCTAAAGGCACTACTGGAGAAAGGAAATATTAAAATGGCAAAGGATATCATCATCAACACAATCGAGGATCTGAGAAAAGGTAGAATAAATAAGGAGGATCTGATTATATACACACAGATCACAAAGGATATATCCCAGTACAAAACAACCGCCCCCCATGTTGAAGTTGCTAAAAAAATCTTGAGGAATGGAGGTAGACTGAAAGTGGGTGATGTAATTGGGTATATCATTACCAGTGGTAGTAAACCTATAAGTGAGAGGGCAGAGTTGCCAGAGGATGCAGAGAACTACGATGTAAACTACTACATAGATAACCAGGTCCTCCCACCTGTGATACGAATAATGGAGGCTTTGGGAATATCGAAGGAAGAACTTAAAAGTGAAAGTAGACAGAGTACCTTACAGGATTTTTTTAGGATTTAA
- a CDS encoding gamma-glutamylcyclotransferase family protein gives MNLFVYGELMKDDVLLMLINRIPEKKKGKIKGYEKFFDYSIGYYGVRRREGSEVPGIILLDITEEELKVFDHFEDEGEYYYRVKTKAYDENGKEYEVFLYVRDL, from the coding sequence ATGAACCTCTTTGTATATGGGGAATTAATGAAAGATGATGTTCTACTTATGTTGATAAATAGAATACCAGAAAAGAAGAAAGGAAAAATAAAGGGATATGAGAAGTTTTTTGATTATTCTATAGGTTATTATGGTGTTAGGAGAAGAGAAGGATCTGAAGTCCCCGGTATTATACTGCTAGATATAACTGAAGAAGAGTTAAAAGTTTTTGATCACTTTGAGGATGAAGGGGAGTATTACTACAGGGTAAAAACTAAGGCTTACGATGAAAATGGAAAGGAGTATGAAGTATTTCTCTACGTTAGGGACTTATAA